A genomic region of Pseudoalteromonas rubra contains the following coding sequences:
- a CDS encoding ABC transporter permease, whose protein sequence is MMKQVNILFKKEMLDAYRDKRSVMAGLYYAFGAPIVMCLLFSVLLQQMASPEALKITISGAERAPNLVQYLDSVDISHSDEADTKPIRLEIDDAYPQDMATGRSATVVIVADKSDSKLIKSVRRLETALLRYNSEVAGLRLVARGIDPGLMRALDVQTQDQATPDAKGGLFLGIVTLSIIIAVFYSAMNLGIDTSAGERERNSLALLLSHPLSSMQIVLAKVAAIATFSVLGLALVLIVSKFAYAMVAWEQLGFSITLDLRFIVVSLIIGIPIALMSASMLIFVSFMAKSFKEAQSYVTMVLMVPVGLSMMTSYDIATETIQWLPIAAQQYAMIELIKGNALPLAPLAVASVSTLALFGLFTYLSSRMLKSEKVVFGL, encoded by the coding sequence ATGATGAAGCAAGTCAATATTCTGTTCAAAAAAGAAATGTTGGATGCGTATCGCGATAAACGTTCGGTCATGGCCGGGCTTTATTATGCGTTTGGCGCGCCGATCGTGATGTGTTTACTGTTTTCAGTACTGTTACAACAAATGGCTTCGCCTGAAGCCCTTAAAATCACCATTTCTGGTGCTGAACGTGCGCCTAATCTGGTGCAGTATCTGGACAGTGTCGACATAAGCCACAGTGATGAAGCCGATACAAAACCTATCCGCCTGGAGATCGATGACGCGTATCCACAGGATATGGCGACAGGTCGCAGTGCAACTGTGGTGATTGTTGCTGATAAGTCTGATAGCAAGCTCATAAAGTCAGTCCGAAGACTGGAAACGGCATTGCTAAGGTATAACAGCGAAGTCGCGGGATTACGTCTGGTGGCACGGGGGATTGATCCAGGGTTGATGCGCGCCCTGGATGTGCAAACGCAGGATCAGGCCACGCCAGATGCCAAAGGCGGCTTGTTCCTGGGGATTGTCACTTTGTCTATTATCATTGCGGTGTTTTATTCTGCGATGAATTTAGGCATAGATACTAGTGCAGGGGAGCGTGAACGCAATTCACTGGCACTATTGCTTAGTCATCCGCTCAGTAGTATGCAGATTGTGCTGGCCAAAGTTGCCGCGATTGCGACTTTCTCGGTTCTGGGGCTGGCTCTGGTGCTGATCGTATCTAAGTTTGCCTATGCCATGGTGGCCTGGGAGCAGCTGGGATTTAGTATTACCCTGGATTTGCGCTTCATTGTGGTTAGCCTGATCATCGGTATTCCAATCGCACTCATGTCTGCCAGTATGCTGATCTTTGTCTCTTTTATGGCAAAGTCGTTTAAAGAGGCACAGTCCTACGTCACTATGGTACTGATGGTTCCAGTGGGCCTGAGTATGATGACCAGCTACGATATCGCCACGGAGACAATTCAATGGTTGCCGATTGCTGCACAGCAGTATGCGATGATTGAACTGATCAAAGGTAATGCCTTACCATTGGCACCGTTGGCAGTGGCGTCGGTGTCTACTTTGGCATTATTTGGGCTGTTCACTTACCTGAGTAGCAGAATGCTGAAAAGCGAAAAAGTGGTGTTCGGTTTATAA
- a CDS encoding alpha/beta hydrolase, with translation MTNNRGRIRTLFRHSFIALGLLSAFASYATTPETAELTPCYTKGLPDRLMCGSVEQPLSAKDNNEKISIHFAVIPAIKQVHPSEAILAFAGGPGQSAIEVAAVFARVLRYAREDRDIILVDQRGTGKSTLLQCDMDPLEAQFAFNDDALPIFEYSRAETQKCKTKLNTNLSHFTTVAAASDFEAVRLALGYQKLHLFGASYGTRIAQEYMRRYPQAVASATLDGVVPMQQSLVAIGEAIDDSLQAIFTDCADTTDCSQQYPQLEQQYQTLLTKLEVQPASVQIPHPRTHRSISLVLTQNKVRSAIRMALYSHTTRALVPLAISEANRENYLPLVGLMGSDTAFGSLAMGMHSAIVCGEDWPALTAEERARFSATYFGRMMIESLDASCPIWQVDAVEKSFYQPLTTEIPTLLLSGGLDPATPPEWAELAMVNMEHARHLIAAEATHGVAAQSCADKLVAEFIDHGELKTLDASCLDKTAVRRYFMNPNGPVLVKEEP, from the coding sequence ATGACAAATAATCGCGGACGAATCCGCACACTGTTCAGGCACAGTTTTATTGCTTTGGGTCTGCTTAGCGCTTTTGCCAGTTACGCAACTACGCCAGAAACAGCCGAACTGACACCTTGTTATACCAAGGGCCTGCCAGACAGGTTGATGTGCGGTAGTGTAGAACAGCCTCTTTCGGCAAAGGACAACAACGAAAAAATTAGCATACACTTTGCGGTTATCCCGGCCATTAAACAGGTGCACCCGTCGGAAGCTATTCTGGCATTTGCTGGCGGCCCGGGCCAGTCGGCCATTGAGGTTGCAGCCGTGTTTGCCCGAGTCTTACGATATGCTCGCGAAGATCGGGATATCATCCTGGTGGATCAACGGGGCACAGGTAAGTCCACTTTGTTGCAATGTGACATGGACCCGCTTGAGGCGCAGTTTGCATTCAATGATGACGCCTTGCCAATCTTTGAATATAGCCGCGCTGAAACTCAAAAGTGTAAAACCAAACTCAACACAAACCTGAGCCACTTTACTACGGTTGCCGCAGCCAGCGATTTTGAAGCAGTGAGACTGGCACTGGGTTACCAAAAATTGCACCTGTTCGGCGCTTCTTATGGAACACGCATTGCGCAGGAGTATATGCGCCGTTATCCACAAGCAGTGGCAAGCGCGACGTTGGATGGGGTAGTGCCTATGCAGCAAAGCCTGGTCGCCATCGGTGAAGCCATAGACGATTCATTGCAGGCAATTTTCACTGACTGTGCCGATACTACAGATTGCAGTCAGCAGTATCCCCAGCTGGAACAGCAGTATCAGACCTTACTGACTAAGCTTGAAGTGCAACCCGCAAGTGTCCAGATCCCGCATCCCAGAACGCATCGATCCATCTCGCTGGTATTGACACAGAATAAGGTACGCTCGGCCATTCGTATGGCGCTTTACAGCCATACGACCCGCGCGTTGGTGCCGTTGGCTATCAGTGAGGCGAACAGAGAAAACTACTTGCCATTGGTGGGCCTGATGGGTAGTGATACGGCGTTTGGTTCGTTGGCAATGGGCATGCATAGTGCCATCGTTTGCGGTGAGGACTGGCCTGCACTGACAGCTGAAGAACGAGCGCGTTTTTCTGCCACTTACTTCGGTCGCATGATGATAGAGTCGCTCGATGCCAGCTGCCCGATCTGGCAGGTTGATGCCGTCGAAAAATCCTTTTATCAGCCATTAACGACAGAGATACCAACGTTATTGTTATCTGGCGGGTTAGATCCCGCGACACCACCTGAATGGGCAGAGCTGGCGATGGTCAATATGGAGCATGCTCGTCACCTGATAGCCGCAGAGGCAACACATGGTGTCGCTGCACAAAGCTGTGCAGACAAACTGGTCGCTGAGTTTATTGACCATGGTGAGCTTAAAACATTGGATGCCAGTTGTTTGGATAAAACAGCGGTGCGGCGATATTTTATGAACCCCAATGGTCCGGTATTAGTAAAAGAGGAGCCGTAA
- a CDS encoding flavin monoamine oxidase family protein: MNKDTIIIGAGFTGLAAAAELQKNQQDFAILEASDRLGGRNFSFKTTQYFDSPGVEYEHGSQYIGKSQEPLWSIVTGDEFNTWLKTHYPDYVHEHTQHTQYSDETLPPYIVDNFAERFDYPEQVLILRDENNEQKRFPFNKFQTPYCITGLPSHIGKRSVAAIGLVSLDILYIESCINVDQPWASDFNGLYTARQLDAITLEQWLHEKPRRGYMTPTAIDSITIAAQALLSVDPSEISALYFFWYCACNGGFFNEVNDAKNGPQQYWLRCGFGKVLEFMSKDFKGNIYYEQVVESVSVDEQAEFPVSLTLSDGVVHRAKKLIVAVSPHTANKIQWPADLDEPYKVLMNQKMGRTLKAQVFYKTSWWNDIAGKKWQGYSGGASYPVLWTMDNTVCDAKGNPKPCLMTFTIGDQITELEASIAKSGSDPDEALKRFLTKHISYLFTGEYDYEPAMEPSAITANLWAKQTDKSGFEKGAFIGGGPNTVFAPGILTEPVQDGKPAMAFANTPWRDLIYFTSSEVARNLDPQTPNAMAFIKPEKPAIVPASEYSDNRLDLGYMNGGLYAGQYAAQQRIQGAGFVVPHPKDIPSYSKGWNEVKTLAYIFLRGIEAFLELGTALHVISDSQIDNLISALLGDETRQCELNGTIDTQLKLRAVQLFNSNDAIAVDVLAEVARVSPQAYQAILDGFTSNDPRQVEFLKRLFGQNQES; the protein is encoded by the coding sequence ATGAACAAAGATACCATTATTATCGGTGCCGGATTTACAGGCTTGGCGGCGGCAGCCGAGCTACAAAAAAACCAGCAAGACTTTGCGATTCTTGAAGCAAGCGACCGCCTGGGTGGGCGAAACTTCAGTTTTAAAACCACGCAGTATTTTGATTCACCGGGCGTAGAATATGAGCACGGCTCCCAGTATATTGGTAAGTCACAAGAGCCTTTATGGTCCATAGTCACGGGCGACGAGTTTAATACCTGGCTGAAAACGCATTATCCTGATTATGTACATGAACATACACAGCACACACAGTACAGTGATGAAACGTTACCACCCTATATCGTAGACAACTTTGCAGAAAGATTTGATTATCCGGAGCAAGTGTTGATCCTCAGAGATGAAAATAACGAGCAAAAGCGATTTCCGTTTAATAAGTTTCAAACGCCGTACTGTATTACCGGATTACCCAGTCATATTGGTAAACGAAGCGTTGCTGCGATAGGCCTGGTATCACTTGATATTCTGTATATCGAATCATGCATCAACGTGGATCAGCCCTGGGCGTCAGACTTTAACGGGTTATATACCGCCAGGCAACTGGACGCGATTACACTGGAGCAGTGGCTTCACGAAAAACCACGCCGCGGATATATGACGCCAACGGCGATTGACTCTATAACCATTGCGGCTCAGGCACTGTTATCGGTGGATCCAAGTGAAATATCAGCACTGTATTTCTTCTGGTACTGTGCGTGTAATGGCGGATTTTTCAATGAAGTGAACGATGCGAAAAACGGCCCCCAACAATACTGGTTACGATGTGGATTCGGAAAAGTCCTGGAATTCATGAGCAAAGATTTCAAGGGCAATATTTACTATGAACAAGTGGTTGAGTCTGTCTCGGTGGATGAGCAAGCTGAATTTCCTGTGTCCCTGACCCTGTCCGATGGGGTCGTCCATCGCGCGAAAAAACTCATTGTTGCCGTCTCTCCTCATACGGCGAACAAAATCCAGTGGCCTGCAGATCTAGACGAACCTTACAAGGTGCTCATGAATCAAAAGATGGGCAGAACTTTGAAGGCGCAAGTATTCTATAAGACCAGTTGGTGGAATGACATAGCTGGTAAGAAGTGGCAGGGCTACTCGGGTGGTGCTTCCTATCCGGTTCTCTGGACTATGGACAATACGGTTTGTGATGCCAAAGGTAATCCAAAGCCTTGTTTAATGACCTTTACCATTGGCGATCAAATTACTGAACTGGAAGCGTCTATCGCTAAATCTGGCAGTGATCCGGACGAGGCGTTAAAGCGCTTTTTAACTAAACATATTAGTTATCTATTCACCGGAGAGTATGATTATGAACCCGCAATGGAACCCAGTGCCATCACTGCCAACCTGTGGGCCAAACAAACGGATAAAAGTGGTTTCGAAAAAGGCGCGTTTATTGGAGGCGGCCCAAATACGGTATTCGCACCTGGCATCCTGACCGAGCCTGTGCAAGATGGTAAACCCGCGATGGCCTTTGCAAATACCCCATGGCGAGATCTTATTTACTTTACCTCGTCTGAGGTGGCACGTAACCTGGACCCACAAACGCCGAATGCCATGGCGTTTATCAAGCCTGAAAAACCTGCGATTGTACCCGCTTCAGAGTACTCAGATAATCGACTCGACCTGGGTTACATGAATGGCGGCTTGTATGCAGGCCAATATGCAGCGCAGCAGCGGATCCAGGGGGCCGGGTTTGTAGTACCACACCCTAAGGATATACCTTCTTACAGCAAAGGCTGGAATGAAGTGAAAACACTCGCTTACATATTCTTGAGAGGGATTGAGGCGTTCCTGGAATTGGGCACTGCCTTGCATGTCATTTCTGACAGCCAGATTGACAATTTGATATCTGCCTTACTTGGTGATGAAACCAGGCAATGTGAGCTAAATGGCACGATAGATACACAGCTGAAATTACGGGCAGTACAATTGTTTAATAGCAATGATGCAATTGCTGTTGATGTGCTGGCTGAAGTGGCCCGCGTATCGCCACAGGCGTATCAGGCAATTTTGGATGGATTCACCAGCAATGATCCGCGTCAGGTTGAGTTCCTGAAGCGTTTATTTGGGCAAAACCAAGAGTCGTAA
- the topA gene encoding type I DNA topoisomerase, whose product MGKSLVIVESPAKAKTINKYLGKDYIVKSSVGHIRDLPTSGAGKTKGLATKSPAEVRKMSPEEKAEYRKKKDYANLVARMGIDPEKGWEPHYEVLPGKEKVVQELAKLAENADTIYLATDLDREGEAIAWHLEEVIGADASKYKRVVFNEITKNAITQAFEAPGQLNTDMVYAQQARRFLDRVVGFMVSPLLWQKVARGLSAGRVQSVAVRLLVEREREIKAFIPEEFWDIHADTALAEQDVRFAVTKYQGEAFKPLNETQANKAVTELQKAQYQVVKVEEKPSKSRPSAPFITSTMQQAASTRLGYGVKKTMMLAQRLYEAGYITYMRTDSTNLSNDAVEMARGYIQDNFGDKYLPGAPIKYSAKDNAQEAHEAIRPSDVNILSGHVEGVDADAKKLYELIWRQFVACQMTPAEYDLTNITVGAGDYTLKARGRVLRFDGWTRVQPAVRKKNEEEQALPAVAVGDIVQLQALEPKQHFTKPPARFSEASLVKELEKRGIGRPSTYASIISTIQDRGYVRVENRRFYAEKMGEIVTDRLIENFDELMDFDFTAKMENRLDEIAEGDRVWTQVLDKFYADFSNQLDLAGKEEAEGGMRQNVMVETDIDCPTCGRKMGIRTASTGVFLGCTGYNLPPKERCTTTMNLIPGDEAVDADVEDAETESLRQMKRCPICETAMDSYLIDEKRKLHVCGNNPGCSGYVIEEGSFKIKGYDGPVIECDKCGSDMQLKSGRFGKYFDCTSDDCKNTRKLLKSGEPAPPKEDPVHLPELPCEKSEAYFVLRDGASGIFLAAHTFPKSRETRAPKVAELKRFRDRISPKFYYLADAPDQDNDGNLAVVRYSRKTKTQYVMTEVEGKATGWKATYENGKWVEEEKKRKSAKS is encoded by the coding sequence ATGGGCAAATCGCTAGTAATCGTAGAGTCTCCCGCAAAGGCAAAAACTATCAATAAGTACCTGGGTAAAGACTACATTGTGAAATCCAGTGTCGGTCATATCCGTGATCTTCCTACCTCAGGCGCAGGCAAAACCAAAGGCCTGGCAACTAAATCTCCTGCTGAAGTGAGAAAAATGTCGCCAGAGGAAAAAGCTGAGTACAGAAAAAAGAAAGATTACGCGAACCTGGTTGCCCGGATGGGGATAGACCCGGAAAAGGGCTGGGAGCCGCACTATGAAGTGTTACCCGGCAAAGAAAAAGTGGTTCAGGAGCTGGCCAAGCTCGCAGAGAATGCCGATACCATCTATCTCGCAACCGATTTGGATAGAGAAGGAGAGGCCATTGCATGGCACCTGGAAGAAGTAATTGGTGCCGATGCAAGTAAATACAAACGTGTTGTATTTAACGAAATCACTAAAAATGCCATCACACAGGCGTTTGAGGCACCAGGTCAGCTAAACACGGACATGGTGTATGCACAGCAGGCACGACGCTTTTTGGACCGCGTGGTGGGCTTTATGGTGTCACCTTTGCTTTGGCAAAAAGTAGCGCGTGGTTTGTCAGCAGGTCGTGTTCAGTCAGTGGCGGTACGCTTGCTGGTTGAACGTGAACGTGAAATCAAAGCCTTTATTCCAGAAGAGTTCTGGGATATTCACGCAGATACTGCACTGGCAGAGCAGGACGTTCGTTTCGCCGTGACTAAGTATCAGGGCGAAGCGTTTAAGCCACTGAACGAAACGCAAGCCAACAAAGCCGTTACTGAACTGCAAAAAGCGCAGTATCAGGTTGTTAAGGTTGAAGAGAAACCCAGTAAGAGCCGCCCGAGTGCTCCTTTTATTACGTCAACCATGCAACAGGCCGCCAGTACCCGATTGGGTTATGGTGTTAAAAAGACCATGATGCTGGCACAACGTTTATACGAAGCGGGTTACATTACCTATATGCGTACTGACTCAACCAACTTATCGAATGATGCGGTTGAAATGGCACGTGGCTATATTCAGGATAACTTTGGTGATAAGTACTTGCCGGGCGCACCCATTAAATACAGCGCGAAAGACAATGCACAGGAAGCGCACGAAGCAATTCGTCCTTCAGATGTGAACATCCTTTCTGGCCATGTTGAGGGCGTAGATGCCGACGCGAAGAAGCTCTATGAGCTTATCTGGCGTCAGTTTGTTGCGTGTCAAATGACACCTGCAGAGTATGACCTGACCAATATCACCGTGGGTGCAGGTGATTACACGCTTAAAGCGCGCGGCCGTGTGTTACGTTTTGACGGTTGGACACGCGTTCAGCCAGCAGTCCGTAAGAAAAATGAAGAAGAGCAGGCGCTACCAGCTGTGGCAGTGGGCGACATCGTTCAGTTGCAGGCGCTTGAACCGAAGCAGCACTTTACCAAACCACCGGCGCGTTTTAGCGAAGCTAGCCTGGTTAAAGAGCTCGAAAAGCGCGGCATTGGTCGTCCTTCAACGTATGCGTCGATTATTTCGACCATTCAGGACCGTGGCTATGTGCGAGTAGAAAACCGCCGTTTTTATGCCGAGAAAATGGGCGAAATAGTGACAGATCGTTTGATCGAAAACTTCGACGAGCTGATGGACTTTGACTTTACGGCCAAAATGGAAAACAGACTGGATGAGATAGCGGAAGGCGATCGCGTCTGGACTCAGGTACTGGATAAGTTTTACGCTGATTTCTCCAACCAACTTGACTTGGCTGGTAAAGAAGAAGCGGAAGGTGGCATGCGCCAGAATGTGATGGTTGAGACTGACATTGACTGTCCAACCTGTGGTCGCAAGATGGGGATCCGTACTGCGTCGACGGGGGTATTCCTGGGCTGTACAGGCTACAACTTGCCACCAAAAGAACGCTGTACCACCACAATGAACCTGATCCCCGGGGATGAAGCCGTTGATGCGGATGTTGAAGATGCAGAAACTGAAAGCCTGAGACAGATGAAGCGTTGTCCTATCTGTGAAACCGCGATGGATTCATATCTGATAGATGAAAAGCGCAAGCTACATGTCTGTGGTAACAACCCGGGCTGTAGTGGTTATGTCATTGAAGAGGGCAGCTTCAAAATCAAGGGCTATGATGGCCCGGTGATCGAATGTGATAAGTGTGGTTCAGACATGCAGCTTAAGTCTGGTCGTTTCGGCAAGTACTTTGACTGTACCAGTGATGACTGTAAAAACACACGTAAACTACTGAAAAGCGGTGAGCCTGCTCCACCAAAAGAAGATCCGGTACACTTGCCAGAGCTGCCCTGCGAGAAGTCTGAGGCTTATTTTGTGCTGCGTGACGGTGCATCTGGTATCTTCCTGGCGGCACATACCTTCCCTAAATCCAGGGAAACTCGTGCACCGAAAGTGGCCGAGTTAAAGCGCTTCAGAGACCGTATTTCTCCTAAGTTCTATTATCTGGCGGATGCGCCGGATCAGGACAATGATGGTAATCTGGCCGTTGTCAGATATTCACGTAAAACCAAGACACAGTACGTGATGACTGAGGTGGAAGGTAAAGCCACAGGCTGGAAAGCGACTTATGAAAATGGCAAGTGGGTCGAAGAAGAGAAAAAGCGTAAAAGCGCCAAATCTTAA
- a CDS encoding dicarboxylate/amino acid:cation symporter, which produces MSQNKKMSLTTRIMLGMILGVILGLLIQSILGDQPEVAIPLGLFDLPIKGFFVDGLFHIGGQIFIASLKMLVVPLVFISLVVGTCSLSDPKKLGRLGGKSILLYLSTTAIAITVAISLALLVSPGGGVEIPTTATFNAQQAPTLTQVIIGMFPTNPINAMASGNMLQVIVFALLFGIAMALSGDAGKRCAKVFEDLNTVVLKLVTLLMNLAPYGVFCLMAKLFTSIEMSLIVELGKYFLVVVAALLIHAFVNYSILLKVLTGLSPLTFLAKMKDACMFAFSTSSSSATMPVTLETATKKLGANNSVASFTVPLGATINMDGTAIMQGVATVFIAQVFAVDLTLSDYLMVILTATLASVGTAGVPGVGLIMLAMVLNQVLPVEGIAIIMGVDRLLDMTRTAVNVTGDCMVTCVVAKSEGELDTEVFNDADAAKALEEDIDLDKLSKKA; this is translated from the coding sequence ATGTCACAAAACAAAAAAATGAGCCTAACAACCCGTATTATGCTGGGCATGATATTGGGTGTTATTCTGGGTCTGTTAATACAATCCATACTAGGCGATCAGCCTGAAGTTGCAATCCCTCTGGGCCTGTTTGATTTACCGATCAAAGGCTTTTTCGTTGATGGACTGTTCCATATTGGTGGACAAATCTTCATAGCCAGCTTAAAAATGCTGGTTGTTCCTCTGGTCTTTATTTCTCTTGTAGTCGGCACCTGTAGTCTGAGCGATCCAAAGAAACTCGGTCGCCTGGGTGGTAAATCTATTTTGCTATATTTATCCACTACGGCTATCGCAATTACGGTTGCTATCTCTCTAGCTCTGCTCGTTAGCCCAGGTGGTGGTGTTGAGATTCCAACGACAGCTACATTCAACGCACAGCAAGCACCTACACTGACTCAAGTCATTATCGGGATGTTCCCAACCAATCCAATTAACGCAATGGCCAGTGGCAATATGCTTCAGGTGATTGTGTTTGCACTGTTGTTTGGTATCGCTATGGCGTTAAGTGGTGATGCAGGTAAGCGCTGTGCGAAGGTATTCGAAGACTTAAATACCGTAGTGCTAAAGCTGGTTACTCTGCTGATGAACCTGGCACCCTATGGTGTTTTCTGTCTGATGGCCAAACTATTTACCAGCATTGAAATGAGCCTGATTGTTGAGCTGGGTAAATACTTCCTCGTTGTCGTTGCAGCCCTGCTGATCCATGCCTTTGTCAACTACAGCATTTTACTCAAAGTGCTGACAGGTCTGAGCCCACTCACCTTCCTGGCAAAAATGAAAGATGCCTGTATGTTCGCATTCAGCACATCAAGTTCAAGTGCCACTATGCCTGTGACACTGGAAACGGCAACCAAAAAGCTAGGCGCTAATAACTCGGTGGCCTCTTTTACCGTGCCATTGGGTGCAACCATTAACATGGATGGCACCGCCATCATGCAAGGTGTAGCAACTGTCTTTATCGCGCAAGTTTTCGCTGTAGATTTAACCCTGAGTGACTACCTGATGGTCATTCTGACCGCCACTTTGGCTTCAGTTGGTACCGCAGGTGTGCCAGGCGTCGGCCTGATCATGCTGGCTATGGTTCTTAATCAGGTTCTGCCAGTTGAAGGGATCGCCATCATTATGGGTGTTGACCGTCTACTGGATATGACGCGTACTGCCGTAAATGTTACCGGAGACTGTATGGTGACCTGTGTGGTAGCAAAGTCTGAGGGTGAACTGGATACCGAAGTATTCAATGATGCTGATGCAGCCAAGGCACTGGAAGAAGACATTGATTTAGACAAGCTGTCGAAAAAAGCTTAG
- a CDS encoding ATP-binding cassette domain-containing protein produces MITVHNLQKQIASVNALDGLSFSAKNGQITGLLGPNGAGKTTCLRTVFGLLQADQGYAEIDGVKVHEDPMAAKQQLGLFPDPCGLYERLTPREYIQFYAELSGMAKSQAISATQRVIEQLQMMDIADRRCQGFSQGQRMKTALAQAIVHQPRNIILDEPTRGLDVMSTRVLRELLLMLKAQGHCVLFSSHVMQEVAALCDHVVVMAKGKVVAQGTPAQLCEQTAKSSLEEAFIALIGSDEGIAA; encoded by the coding sequence ATGATCACTGTACATAATCTGCAAAAACAAATTGCGTCGGTGAATGCCCTGGACGGATTGAGTTTCAGTGCAAAGAACGGCCAGATCACCGGATTGCTTGGTCCCAATGGTGCAGGCAAAACAACCTGTCTGAGAACGGTATTTGGGTTGTTACAGGCAGATCAGGGATACGCTGAGATAGACGGGGTTAAAGTTCACGAAGATCCCATGGCTGCCAAGCAGCAGCTTGGCTTGTTCCCGGACCCATGTGGTTTGTATGAACGCCTGACACCCAGAGAGTATATTCAGTTTTATGCTGAGCTGAGTGGCATGGCTAAATCACAGGCTATATCGGCCACGCAACGCGTGATTGAGCAGTTACAAATGATGGACATTGCTGACAGGCGCTGTCAGGGCTTTTCTCAGGGCCAGCGAATGAAAACGGCACTTGCGCAGGCAATTGTGCATCAGCCGCGTAATATCATTCTTGATGAACCAACACGCGGTCTGGATGTCATGAGTACCCGTGTACTCAGGGAGTTATTATTGATGCTCAAGGCGCAGGGCCATTGCGTTCTGTTCTCCAGCCATGTGATGCAGGAGGTGGCTGCCTTGTGCGATCATGTGGTGGTCATGGCAAAAGGCAAAGTGGTTGCCCAAGGTACACCGGCGCAGCTGTGTGAACAAACGGCCAAATCGAGCCTGGAAGAAGCCTTTATTGCCCTGATAGGCAGTGATGAGGGGATAGCGGCATGA
- a CDS encoding NAD(P)-dependent oxidoreductase — protein sequence MSVKVAFIGLGVMGYPMAGHLQQAGHQVTVYNRTTTKAERWAQQYQGTFAATPKAAVTDAELVFMCVGNDDDLRSVVYGDNGVLAGMKPDTVLIDHTTTSAKVAREVAQRAAEQNVAFLDAPVSGGQAGAENGVLTVMVGGDPEVFARVQPVMAAFSRFSQLLGEVGSGQLCKMVNQICIAGVVQGLAEGLHFAKQAGLDGEKVVETIAKGAAGSWQMENRYKTMLAGEYDFGFAVDWMRKDLGIALDEARSNGSSLSLTAMVDQYYADVQALGGGRFDTSSLLARLDAIHDKK from the coding sequence ATGTCAGTCAAAGTTGCATTCATCGGATTGGGGGTGATGGGCTATCCCATGGCCGGTCATTTACAACAAGCGGGTCATCAGGTGACCGTTTACAACCGTACGACCACAAAAGCAGAGCGTTGGGCGCAGCAGTATCAGGGGACATTCGCTGCAACACCCAAAGCAGCCGTTACAGATGCTGAGCTGGTATTTATGTGCGTGGGCAATGATGATGACCTGAGATCCGTTGTGTACGGCGATAATGGGGTTTTGGCTGGTATGAAGCCTGATACCGTTTTGATTGACCACACGACAACCTCGGCTAAGGTGGCACGTGAGGTTGCGCAGCGAGCGGCCGAGCAAAACGTTGCATTCCTGGATGCGCCTGTATCAGGTGGCCAGGCTGGCGCTGAAAATGGGGTATTAACCGTGATGGTAGGCGGTGATCCTGAAGTATTTGCACGTGTGCAACCCGTAATGGCAGCCTTTAGTCGCTTTAGCCAGCTCCTGGGAGAAGTGGGCTCAGGTCAGTTGTGCAAAATGGTGAATCAGATTTGTATTGCTGGTGTGGTACAGGGATTGGCTGAGGGACTTCACTTTGCGAAACAGGCTGGCCTAGACGGTGAAAAAGTGGTTGAGACTATTGCCAAAGGAGCAGCGGGCTCGTGGCAGATGGAAAACCGCTACAAAACCATGCTCGCGGGAGAGTATGACTTTGGCTTTGCTGTCGATTGGATGCGTAAAGATTTGGGTATTGCACTGGACGAAGCGCGCAGCAATGGCTCTTCATTGTCACTGACTGCCATGGTCGACCAATATTATGCTGATGTACAGGCACTCGGGGGTGGTCGCTTTGATACCTCGAGCTTGTTAGCGCGCCTTGATGCTATTCACGATAAGAAGTAG
- a CDS encoding glutathione peroxidase yields the protein MENIYRFSVKLLNGETLALRSLQGRPVLIVNIASKCSFAPQLSALEKLYKKYHPMGLEIVAFPCHQFGRNEPLENEMLREFYQSHFNLSFHISEKILVNGPDAHPLFNYLKVNTRGIAQNRAIKWNFTKFLVNSEGVLLSRYAPRTKPETLKSIIESQVSNESRPIQFAKV from the coding sequence ATGGAGAACATTTATCGTTTCAGCGTGAAACTACTTAACGGCGAGACGCTGGCACTCAGATCCTTACAAGGCAGACCCGTGTTGATCGTCAACATTGCCAGTAAATGTAGCTTTGCCCCACAGCTGAGCGCATTAGAAAAGTTATATAAAAAGTACCACCCTATGGGATTGGAGATTGTTGCCTTTCCCTGCCACCAGTTTGGCCGCAATGAGCCACTGGAAAACGAAATGTTAAGGGAATTTTATCAGTCGCACTTCAATCTGAGTTTTCACATTTCAGAAAAAATACTGGTGAACGGCCCGGATGCCCACCCACTCTTTAATTACCTCAAGGTAAATACACGGGGGATCGCGCAAAACCGCGCTATTAAATGGAATTTTACTAAGTTTTTAGTAAACTCAGAGGGCGTTTTATTGTCCCGTTATGCACCCAGGACAAAGCCCGAAACCTTAAAATCGATTATAGAGAGTCAAGTGTCCAATGAGAGTCGCCCTATTCAGTTCGCAAAAGTATGA